TTCTAAAGTTCCGATTTTTGTTTCAATATCCTTTTTAGAGCCGATATTAAATTCATTTTCCACTTTAACTTCGATAGGAAGCCCGTGCATGTCCCATCCAGCTTTATCTAAAACGTTGTATCCTTGAATTCTTTTAAATCTTAAAACAGTATCCTTTATAATTTTATTCCAAGCAGTTCCGAGGTGTATTGCACCAGAACAGTACGGAGGACCGTCAACAAAATAGTATTCAGGACCTTGTTCGTTTAATGCCTTTACTTTTTTGTAGATATTTTCTGTTTCCCAGTATTCTTTTATTTTTTTGTCCAATTCTCTAAAATTTACGGATTTGACTTGTTTCATTAATTCACCCCGATAATTTTTAAAATAATTTAAGTTATGTTAATGTGATTCTTCGATTTCTTCGTCTGAATCAAGACTTTTACTTTTGTAGTACCCTTTTAAAAGCGGCATTTTAGGAAGGTCTTCTAGGAGGTAAAAGTAAGGTTCGTGCCTCTCGCTAACAATTACGATATGTGCAGGAGGGTGAATTTTTCTAATCCTGTCAATTGCTCTTGGCGCATTTTCCTCAATCCTGACAAGGCAAGCCTTTTTACATGGTTTTTTAATGTTTCCAACAATATGCTCCAGAATTTCGTCTGCAGCTTCTGGAACCATTATTCTTGGTTTTCCAAGTATTGTTAATTTAGCATGCCTGTGAACATCAGCTATTGCGTTTTTTATTTTTTCGTAGCTGTCGCCTCTAATAATCAAGAGTACCATGTTTCTCACCGTGTTTTAGTGGTTTTAAGTTTTAGAATTATGAAAATATTCTAAATTTACTTTTTATCCCATAAATCAAGATATTCTTGAATTATAAATGGAAAATCTCTTGCGTTGACGAATCTAAGCCCAAGTCTTTGAGCCCATTTTTCAATACCTTCGTCATTTGCAACAACTGCTGCATCGAGCTCTTTTGCCAATAAAAGAACATCTAAGTCGGGGGCACTATCAAGAGTACCTCCTCGAAGGGTATTTCGATATTTGTCTCTAAAACTGTTAACCGTTTTTGACAGGACTTCGTTTAACACGTCTTCCCTATCTTTTTCGTCAGGTTTTGAGAGGATGTATGCTTCCAAGGCTGTTTCATACATTGCGTTTTCACTTATTCTCATCCCTTTATTTATTCTTTCCCTTAAATCTTTTATATATTCATAAAATATTTCAGCGGGAATTTTTATTTCGTAGCGATTTGGAGTTTTTTTGACAAGCCACGTGTTTACCTTTATCAATGTTTCAGGAGCGCACTCTTCCCTAACTAAAAAACCAATGAGTTCTTTATAAACAGTATTATATGGAATGTGACATGAAATATCGAGCTGTACTCGTGCTTGTGCAATAATATCCATTATTTTTTCTGCAGATTCTGAGATGTTTGAAACTCCTAATGATTTTCTAACATCACTGTCTGTAATTGCAGTTGTATCGAGGCAAAATCTCTGTTTTTGCAAAATTACCTACCCCCTTTATTCGTTATTATTTATCCCCTTTAAAATTTTTAAGTTTGCCGGATAGTTTTCAATGTATTTTGAGATAGTTTCCTTTTCTATTCTCGCTTCTAGTTTTGAGATTGTTCTTTCAATGTTATTTTTTGAAAAACCTCTAGGAATACATTCTTTTATTTCTTCAATTGATTTGTAATATTCTTTTTCATTTAATTTTTCTGAAATATTTTCGGGTAAATATTTACTTAAATCAAAGTTATTCACAGTATCAAGAACCATCTGTTCATTTCTTTTAAGAATAATTTCCGATAAATTATTTTCAAAAGATTTAAAGACATTTAATGTAGTTTCTGGAAGCATATGTTTTATGGATTCAAAATTATTGTTAAAAACTCCTTCCCGTATTTTTGTTCCACTTATACCTTCAATTCTTTCGATAAATTTGAATTTGGGTTTCCATTCTGGGAAATTTTCTTTTAATTTGTAAATTGTGTATGACATCGATGCAATCACGTAGTTGTCGATTTCCAACTTTTCCCCGAATTTTTCACCGGTTTCAATACAAGAAATATTGTAAGGCTTTATTTTGATATGATTTTTATTATTTATCGAATTAATCACTTTTTCCATGGTTTCTTCTTCAATGTACCCTCTTGGAATGATATCCCCATTTAACGCAGAAAAAATCTTTATCAAACACTGCATGTATTGCCCTGAACCCATAATTCCCATTGGTGGGCCTTCAACTACCAAATCTGCACCTGCAAGTAATGCCATTTCTGATCTAATATATCTATTAACTAAATATGGAATTCCCCTTCCACTTCTTTCAAGGGGTCCTGGAATAACACTGATAAATAATCCTTCACGTTTACCAAAATCCATGCAGTATTTATGTCCATTATGGAGCGGATTGTATTCAGTAAAGTCTACAACAACGTTTTTTGCATTTTTTTCGTCTTTTAAAGTTTCAATGGCCTTTTGAACTTCAACAATGTTATTTTTTGAATTTTTCGAGTCTTCAATTATCAACTTTCTATCTTTTGCAAATGACTTTATTTCGTCTTCCATCTTACCACAAATCCCATGTTTTCAAAGCTTACCGAAAAATTTATATATTATGAATGCAATGTTTATTTTGCTCTCAGAACGAGAGCCAAGAGAAGCAGAAGGGACCTATGGTCTAGTTGGCTATGACATCGCCCTTACAAGGCGAGGGTCGCCGGTTCGAATCCGGCTAGGTCCACCATTTTTATTTTAGGCAGATATATCGATAAATTTAAATATATTTGCAAGGGTTAGGTTGTAACTCTTTTTAGATTGAATATTTTGGTTATATTTTTTTAAAATTTAATTTAAAAGTTAAAAATTAGGCAAAATTAGTTCGTCCTAGGTTTCATTTGAGCGCTTCTTTGTTCAATTGCGGCAGCTCTTTTTTCGAGTTCAGATCTTAATTTTACAATTTCTTGGTTTGTTTTTTGGATCTGGGTGTTTACAAGTTCTTTGGTCTGTTCGAGCTCTTCAACACTTTTTTGGAAGTCAACGATTACTTCGTCAACGTCCTTTTCAAGTAAAACATCAACTCCTACTGAAAGAACGATTTTTTCAGGATTTTGAACTTGTGCGTTTACAAATGCACCTGCACCAAGTGGCAACAAAATTTCTTTAGAGGTTTTTAAACCTTCCATAGATTCAATGGATTTTAAAAGTTCCATAATCATCATATCAATGTTTGAAAGTTCTTCCTGAAGTTTTTGCACCTGTTGGTTATAAACATCGAGCGCCATGAATTGATTTTGAAGTTCTTCGTTCATTTTTATCACCATTAATAACAATTTTGGATTAGAATTGGAACACCATAAACTCTGAAAGTAAATCGTGTTTTGTTTTCAAATCTTTAAAACAATGAGCCTTCTTTTTAATATTTTTATAGTTACGATAATTATATATAGCTATTTATCATTATTGATAATTACGAATTGTTCCCACATGGACAAAGGTGTTAAAATGAAGCTTTTTGGATTTTTCGGGTATTTAATTGTTTTTTTAAAGGCTTTGGGCGAAGCATGGATTGATGTTGTAAAACGAAGTTTCGATGGTAAAATCGACCCAGAAGTTATTGAAATTAACACAGATATAAACAGCTTAATGGGACAAGTTTTACTTGCATCAAGCATTACATTAACTCCAGGAACCCTTACAATTGATTTAAATTCTGAAAACAAAACCCTAAAAGTAGCTTCAATAAGTCCGAGAACAAAAGATGAGATAGTTCCTTTTGAACCTTACATAAAAAAGATTTTTGATTAAATTAATTTTTTTAAATATTGTTTTTATTTTCTAGATATTTAGTTGATATTATGGATGATTCTAAACGCATTTTAATTACAAAAATATTAAAAAACGAAGTAACGGAAGCATTGGGATGTACTGAAGTTGGATTGATCGGTTACGCAGTTTCACTTTGTAATATTTCAGATCCTTTTTCGATCGAAAAAATCGAACTTACACTAAATAATGGCTCTTTTAAAAATGTTTACGCTGTAGGAGTTCCAAATACTGGAAAATATGGACTACTGCCTGCAGTTGTTGGCGGATTTTTGGGAAATTCTAAAAACAAACTTTTAATTTTTAACGATATAACTTACAGCCAAGAATTGGAAGATTTTACCAAAGAAAAACTCGAAATAAAAGTAATTAATGGCCCATTATACTGCAGTGTAAAAATTAAAGATAATTCTGGAAAAATTCATGAATCTTTAATTAAAGACAATCATTTAAACGTTGTAATTCCCGAAATTAAAAAAGAAAAAATAAATATGGAAATAAATAGTTCTGAAAAAGAAAAATACAAAAACCTTGAATTATTGGATTTTTTAAATTATCTAGACGAAATTCCAGAAGAAATTATTAAACTGGTTGAAAAAACAATTTATACAAATAAAAATTTAATTAAAGGCGACTTTTTAAATTATGGGACCGATATTTTGTCAAACATGGTTAATAAAACCACGTCAGCCTGCAACATCCGAATGACTGGGGAAAATATGACTGCAATGAGTGTTGCAAAAAGTGGAAACATGGGAATCATGGCAACACTTCCAATAATTTCCTATGATTTTTCAACTGAAAATAATTCAGAAAAATTAATAAAATCTGTTCTTCTTTCAATGCTCGTTACAATTTATTCTACGTATAATTCATCATACCTTTCATCAATGTGTGGATGCGTAAGTAAAGGTGGAATGGGGGCAGTTATTGGGCTTAGCCACTACAAAAATGGCAAAAACCTTAAAAAATTTGATAGTTCTGCAAGGACATTCACTGCAAATTTACCTGGAATAATATGCGATGGTGGAAAAGTTGGATGTGCATTAAAACTTGCATCAGGATGTTTTGCAGCGTATTCTTCTCTTTTTGTCGATATATCTTATGAAAATGGAATCGTCGGCAAAAATTTTAAAGAATGCGTTGAAAATATTTCAAAAATTAGTAAAGCAATGGGAGATCTCGATTGTGATATCGTAGAAATCATGTCCAAAAAAGAAATGTAAGTTTAAACATTTTCTCCGTTTAAAAACCAGTCCGGAGTTTTTAGTAATTTATATCCGCCAAGCGGCCCAGGCTTGGTTTCAATACTAAATTCAAGTTTTCTTAAATCATTGATTCTATTATGAACTGCAACCCTACTTTCTCTATCAATATGCTTTTTTATATATTCTCCTGAAATGTATTCCGAATTTTTAGAAAAGATCCCTTCTTTTTCAAGAATTTTCCTCGCTTCTTTTTTAGAAGTATCTTTACTCAGGTTTTCGTAAAAATCCATGACATCAAGAAACATGCAAATGATTTTAAAGTGCCCAATGTCAATTTTAACATTTTTTTCAAATGCTTTTTTAAGGCAGGTCCAGAAATCAATTTTTCTGCCGTATTTAGGAATGTTTATAAGTTCAGACATTCAGACACCTAAATTTTTAGTTATTTTTTTATGACATTTTTGCAACTTACTTTTCTTGCGAGCGCAACTTCACCGATTTTTATAAGGCCGGTAAAGAATTTTTCAAGTCCCCCACAAGCCCAGATGGCTTGCCCGAATGTAGAACCTTTTATTCTTCTTTCGTAATCTTCACCAGTGATCGTTTCACCAGTAGTCTGTTTTGTAACGATTGCAGCAGCATTCATTAATTCTTCCCAGGAAATCCCTTTTAATTCGCCCATTAATGATTTAAAAATACTGTGTACTGGAATGTCGTACAGTTTAGAAAGAGTTTTTGTAATATCGCAGTTTCTAACAATTCCAACAAGCTGTCCTCTGTCATTTAAAACTGGAATGCTTATAACTTTGTATTCAACTATTTTGGTAACTGCTTCCCTTGCAGGTTCGTTTTTATTTACAACAATTACATCCGCAATGGGACTCATAATGTCTTTTATTGGAATATTTTTATCGGAAACTACCATCAAATCAATAGCAGTCGTCCAGCCAACCATTTTACCGTCATTGTCAATAATTGGTGTGCTGAATTTTTTATTTTTATACATTAAGTCAATAACCGTCTGTACAGTAAAATCAGGATATATTTTAATAAATTTTTTATCCATCAAGCTTTTTACTTTCATAGTACCCCTCTCCGATTACATATTTTTTGATTGAATTGCTATCGCAGTTACAGGACAGTTTTTCTCACATTTTCCGCAGAATATGCACTTTTTATCATCCAATTTCATCAGTCCGTCCTCGTAAATTATCGCACCAACAGGACAGATTTCACTGCATACCATACAGTTAATGCAGGTGTCATTATTTAAAGATATTACATTTTCAGTCGGAATTTCGCCCATTTCATTCTCAACTTTTATCGAAGATTTAGGGCATACTTTTTCACAAGCAGTGCATCCCATGCAGAGATCTAGGTTTATATCGATACTGGTCCTTTTTTCAACTTTTATTGCAGAAGTCGGGCAGAATCTTTCGCAAATTCCACATTTTATGCAGGATTCTTCGTCGAGTTCATGTTTTTTAAGTCGTATTTTCCTGTGGGTCACATCTATTTCTTTTAATTCGTAAATTACATTATCATCTTTTAATTCTGCACGACCTTCCAAGACATTGATTGCCCCAACTGGGCAGGTTTTAGCACATATTTCACATTTTACACATTTTTCAGGAATTATTTCAGCAGGACTTTTAACACTCGGTTCTTTTATCGCCTGAACAGGACATACTTCGTAGCAAAGTTCACATCTAACGCATTTATTGGTTTCTACGTATAAATTCCTTTCAACTGGCACAATAATATCTTGTAATTTCTTTTTTACGGATTCTTCATCAATTCCGAGCTTTTCCGAAATATCTGAGATGATTTTTGGGACTGGTTTTTTTACGGTTATCATCTAAAACACCTTTTTAGGTATTATTCAAGTTTAATCGCTTTTGCAGGGCATATCTTTTCACAATGTCCACAAAGTACGCATTTTTCCATATCGAAAGAAATTTTATCATCAGATTCAGATATTGCACCAAATGGACAGTTTTTGGAACAAACTAAACACATTACGCATTTCTGTCGATTGTATTCTAAATTTTCACTTTTTAATCGATTTTCGATTATTAACTTTCCATTTTCCACTTTTACCCTTGTTTTAGTAATGTTTATGGCATTAACTGGGCAAGTTTCTACGCAAGTGTTGCAGTAAACACATTTATCATTAATATTTGGAATTTCTGAAAAATTTGAGCTGATTGCAGTTACTGGACACACTTCAAGGCATCTATTGCACAATATGCAAGTTTCAGGATTTATTTCGATTTTATTATTGATGTACTGGCGGTCAAGTTCGAATTGTATATCCAAGTCACCAAAGTATTTTTTAAGAATTTCCGATATCATATCAATCATCCTTCCTCTTTTCACCAATATTTTCATCTGAAACCGACTGTTTTCCAAGAGTTTTGATTTCTTCTTTCACTAACACGTAATTTTTGGTGAACTCTTCAAGGTCGTTATGTAAGATATTTTCAAATTCATCCCGTACTTTTCTTTCGGAGTATAGATCCTTGGCTACTTCAGTTTTAATGTAAGTTATTGCATCAACCGGACATGCATTTTGGCAAAGTCCACACCTTACACAGTATTCCGGATTAATATATGGTAAATTGGTTTCGTTAGATATAGATACTGCTTCAGGAACATTACATGCCCTGTAACAAATCCTACATCCAATACATTTTTCTTCATCGACTAGGTAGCATTCAGCAGTTCTTTTAGTAATTTTTTCAGGGATTCCGATTCTTATTGCAGTTGTGGGGCACACTTCAAGGCATTTTCCGCACCTTACACAAGATGTAACTTCGAGCCTTTCAAGATCGATTGAACCCGAACACACATCAACACAATTCCCACAGCCAATACATAAACTCGGAACGATTCTTGGAACTTCTGAGATTAATTCAGTTTCTTCTTTAAAATCGCTTCCGAGTCTTTTCCTGTTAAATTTGATGTTTTGTGCGATTTCTATTTTTTCAGAAAGTCCCGATTCATCGTAAGTGACTATTGCATTTTCTACAGGACAGGCTTCAACACAGTTTTTACAGCTTACGCAAAGATTAACGTCTATTTCGTAAAGTCCATTACTGTTATGCGAAATTGCATCAACCGGACATGCATTTTCACACGAGCCACAACTTACACAAATTTCTTCATCAATTAAAAGATTGACAAGTTTTGGAACGTTCCATAAAAGCTCAGTAGCTTCTTTTCGAAGAGTTCCCATCTCTAAAACATTTGTTGGACATGATTCAACACAGTTTCCACAGTTTATACAGGAACCTGCATCAAATACCGGCATATTCTTTTTAAATTCTTCGTTGTATTCCATTTTAATTGCATCAGACGGGCAGGATTCTGCACACGCACTGCAACTTATACATTTTTCAGGCAAATCAAAAATTACCGGAATTTTTCTAAATCTTTTCGGTGGGATGAAACTTCCCTTTTCAGATTTGGCGTTTGTAAATCTCATAAACCATTTTTTTCTTACGAACTCGTAAAGATACCAAATAGATGATGACATGAATACCACCTGCAATCAGGTTTATTTATTGGAATTTGTAGTCGCTCAATTTTCCATTATTTAAGTCTTTTAATTGGATAGTTCTTTCAGTACATGACACACAAGGGTCTATTGAAGTGTAGGTCGCAACTGCATCCGCAATTGTTGGACAGTCCTTTATCATGTATTTGTAAGCTTCAAGATTCATTACTGTTGGAGTTCTTATAATAATCCTTTTTATGAGTCCACCATCAGTAATTGCAATTTTATAGTAAACTTCACCCCTATGGGCTTCATTATACCATTCTCCTTCAGTTGCCCTAATTTCAGCTTTATTTCTGACAATTCCTGAACATTCTGCGTACTGTTCAAGGGCTCGTCTTATAAGTTC
This Methanococcus maripaludis C5 DNA region includes the following protein-coding sequences:
- a CDS encoding 4Fe-4S binding protein → MITVKKPVPKIISDISEKLGIDEESVKKKLQDIIVPVERNLYVETNKCVRCELCYEVCPVQAIKEPSVKSPAEIIPEKCVKCEICAKTCPVGAINVLEGRAELKDDNVIYELKEIDVTHRKIRLKKHELDEESCIKCGICERFCPTSAIKVEKRTSIDINLDLCMGCTACEKVCPKSSIKVENEMGEIPTENVISLNNDTCINCMVCSEICPVGAIIYEDGLMKLDDKKCIFCGKCEKNCPVTAIAIQSKNM
- a CDS encoding nucleotidyltransferase family protein, translated to MEDEIKSFAKDRKLIIEDSKNSKNNIVEVQKAIETLKDEKNAKNVVVDFTEYNPLHNGHKYCMDFGKREGLFISVIPGPLERSGRGIPYLVNRYIRSEMALLAGADLVVEGPPMGIMGSGQYMQCLIKIFSALNGDIIPRGYIEEETMEKVINSINNKNHIKIKPYNISCIETGEKFGEKLEIDNYVIASMSYTIYKLKENFPEWKPKFKFIERIEGISGTKIREGVFNNNFESIKHMLPETTLNVFKSFENNLSEIILKRNEQMVLDTVNNFDLSKYLPENISEKLNEKEYYKSIEEIKECIPRGFSKNNIERTISKLEARIEKETISKYIENYPANLKILKGINNNE
- a CDS encoding HPP family protein, translated to MKVKSLMDKKFIKIYPDFTVQTVIDLMYKNKKFSTPIIDNDGKMVGWTTAIDLMVVSDKNIPIKDIMSPIADVIVVNKNEPAREAVTKIVEYKVISIPVLNDRGQLVGIVRNCDITKTLSKLYDIPVHSIFKSLMGELKGISWEELMNAAAIVTKQTTGETITGEDYERRIKGSTFGQAIWACGGLEKFFTGLIKIGEVALARKVSCKNVIKK
- a CDS encoding 4Fe-4S binding protein, which gives rise to MIDMISEILKKYFGDLDIQFELDRQYINNKIEINPETCILCNRCLEVCPVTAISSNFSEIPNINDKCVYCNTCVETCPVNAINITKTRVKVENGKLIIENRLKSENLEYNRQKCVMCLVCSKNCPFGAISESDDKISFDMEKCVLCGHCEKICPAKAIKLE
- a CDS encoding monovalent cation/H+ antiporter subunit E, with amino-acid sequence MSLLFNIFIVTIIIYSYLSLLIITNCSHMDKGVKMKLFGFFGYLIVFLKALGEAWIDVVKRSFDGKIDPEVIEINTDINSLMGQVLLASSITLTPGTLTIDLNSENKTLKVASISPRTKDEIVPFEPYIKKIFD
- a CDS encoding DUF356 domain-containing protein is translated as MVLLIIRGDSYEKIKNAIADVHRHAKLTILGKPRIMVPEAADEILEHIVGNIKKPCKKACLVRIEENAPRAIDRIRKIHPPAHIVIVSERHEPYFYLLEDLPKMPLLKGYYKSKSLDSDEEIEESH
- a CDS encoding HTH domain-containing protein; this translates as MSELINIPKYGRKIDFWTCLKKAFEKNVKIDIGHFKIICMFLDVMDFYENLSKDTSKKEARKILEKEGIFSKNSEYISGEYIKKHIDRESRVAVHNRINDLRKLEFSIETKPGPLGGYKLLKTPDWFLNGENV
- the pfdA gene encoding prefoldin subunit alpha, yielding MNEELQNQFMALDVYNQQVQKLQEELSNIDMMIMELLKSIESMEGLKTSKEILLPLGAGAFVNAQVQNPEKIVLSVGVDVLLEKDVDEVIVDFQKSVEELEQTKELVNTQIQKTNQEIVKLRSELEKRAAAIEQRSAQMKPRTN
- a CDS encoding RNA ligase partner protein codes for the protein MQKQRFCLDTTAITDSDVRKSLGVSNISESAEKIMDIIAQARVQLDISCHIPYNTVYKELIGFLVREECAPETLIKVNTWLVKKTPNRYEIKIPAEIFYEYIKDLRERINKGMRISENAMYETALEAYILSKPDEKDREDVLNEVLSKTVNSFRDKYRNTLRGGTLDSAPDLDVLLLAKELDAAVVANDEGIEKWAQRLGLRFVNARDFPFIIQEYLDLWDKK
- a CDS encoding L-serine ammonia-lyase, iron-sulfur-dependent, subunit alpha yields the protein MDDSKRILITKILKNEVTEALGCTEVGLIGYAVSLCNISDPFSIEKIELTLNNGSFKNVYAVGVPNTGKYGLLPAVVGGFLGNSKNKLLIFNDITYSQELEDFTKEKLEIKVINGPLYCSVKIKDNSGKIHESLIKDNHLNVVIPEIKKEKINMEINSSEKEKYKNLELLDFLNYLDEIPEEIIKLVEKTIYTNKNLIKGDFLNYGTDILSNMVNKTTSACNIRMTGENMTAMSVAKSGNMGIMATLPIISYDFSTENNSEKLIKSVLLSMLVTIYSTYNSSYLSSMCGCVSKGGMGAVIGLSHYKNGKNLKKFDSSARTFTANLPGIICDGGKVGCALKLASGCFAAYSSLFVDISYENGIVGKNFKECVENISKISKAMGDLDCDIVEIMSKKEM
- a CDS encoding 4Fe-4S binding protein, which encodes MSSSIWYLYEFVRKKWFMRFTNAKSEKGSFIPPKRFRKIPVIFDLPEKCISCSACAESCPSDAIKMEYNEEFKKNMPVFDAGSCINCGNCVESCPTNVLEMGTLRKEATELLWNVPKLVNLLIDEEICVSCGSCENACPVDAISHNSNGLYEIDVNLCVSCKNCVEACPVENAIVTYDESGLSEKIEIAQNIKFNRKRLGSDFKEETELISEVPRIVPSLCIGCGNCVDVCSGSIDLERLEVTSCVRCGKCLEVCPTTAIRIGIPEKITKRTAECYLVDEEKCIGCRICYRACNVPEAVSISNETNLPYINPEYCVRCGLCQNACPVDAITYIKTEVAKDLYSERKVRDEFENILHNDLEEFTKNYVLVKEEIKTLGKQSVSDENIGEKRKDD